In the Adlercreutzia equolifaciens DSM 19450 genome, one interval contains:
- a CDS encoding 4Fe-4S binding protein has protein sequence MSHPVIEADECIGCGICVDACPQEVLEVVNGVADAVNEEACIACGDCVEECPMGAIPEIVED, from the coding sequence ATGTCTCATCCCGTAATTGAAGCTGACGAGTGCATCGGCTGCGGCATCTGCGTTGACGCGTGCCCCCAGGAAGTGCTCGAGGTCGTCAATGGCGTTGCCGACGCCGTGAACGAGGAAGCCTGCATCGCTTGTGGCGACTGCGTCGAGGAGTGCCCCATGGGCGCTATCCCGGAGATCGTCGAGGACTAG
- a CDS encoding InlB B-repeat-containing protein yields the protein MNTIQRLTDARNCIEGKVVAVVLSVLMALSFLNVSVFADVALADDAFDGEVGEKTVASSVEADDPETPAASNEDTTGGIENDRSAVTLPSVDVPQFDAGTTLTAEADGVSVNLEASGTLPEGARLFVEAAETDQAKAAASKGLADDEELFRIYQISLVDETNTELNLSDMSYRVTMNWESMIASSMRAYRINSADDASLVAVEKPLTFEGEINPNVLTFTTDILNAPFAFALPKSAENEGEDEVTPSDAAGSASASSEDNGAGDDASEKSGDADNNGSNENDPANTVDITDEEASGQAGESASTSPDETPEDEAAVSREITLYAGETRNLSCFVTAGGSWSSENTTVATVSVDGSVRALVAGSTIVRCDDVTFAVTVKEAPASDDAEGPQLAYFYFLPPSEDVSGNGGAISVAENMSNAQFLGSGLVQMPSGYQSGTTLVNGSVIPESTDADGNPIANKVVNLDDLVISKPSEEEVSLGLRAYYNGSIGEGRPKVKFEDITGYSYDVVRIDGKVACTDYNGSQLAASAMRVYVQMRIQTADQFTVTYKVAAPTGLLTHSVLHGNGDSAIDLLSYDSEKGSSSVTVDGVSYPGVQRSSENGVDYYFDGWYLDGRYSQRAGAVYSEKASATFYARYLSQTARTATFASRGGTFADGSNEKTMKADEGGTYWLPEAPERFGYTFDKWVNSATDSRFAAGTGLVMGDTNVLYTASWTPASASIVLDACDGVFDGDEKQITIEGVTAGDVNSTQAATPVRAGYKFVSWNTKADGSGTSYEALPAIFVGGTMTLYAQYEEDPSQYYTVTYRSTIGGRVSLNGGVAPASLEVSEDRLYCENNEGIKGATATPVFSSYYTFKGWRKVDANAVGDGTWIGRNDDSTILTAEAVKDNLNKDANGHYVDTVFEAHFEYTGGNNTSPIKFSLKYYYMNDDGTYPADDAPTLTRQCEVQGFPDARIDVRNSEYYAIDLADSNYQSQVSSAFDLTNYDKDDYAIDQQAEGSLLGFRYDPEASKPELKVYMQKYLKVRYEAGIGGYFDGTDQREVVEHRCLKGDPMPQSPAVAEHDGYKFTGWMCNGVDASAQLNQPVEKAATFVANYKALSAAIVFDAQGGSTVASLEGVTNQEITASLPTPTREGYTFDGWYNGDEKVECLPEVFPAGTTTYRAKWTADDASIVFDKNASDATGSQTGVQGETDGAVPTVAFPEGSNFQREGYLFAGWNTQADGKGEKVTAFPDTFAPGKTTYYAMWKLDTSALAADDFSASYTYNGRPRGIARPNNLRLLQGEEIEVQTLEGKAMADPYGFAEDVTDSMTDLVVVIKDAQGTELKRIEGVSVKVTPATLTVVTSSATRPLVGGAATSSAMTVTGLVNGETIGYRTTGQATEVGQEVTNTYELVWAAPDNSYTAQQGNYTVVEELGTIRAVMAACPVTVEGYVGEYDGLEHAIAYELGDANASITFDGPTAYTDAGDYQIAYTVTCPDHGTQTGSVEVRILPRSITILVEDAYKVFSTQDPQFTGSIVEGSLVRDTDLGAISFVRTNDAEAVGIYPDVLTATYLRNRNYQVSIVKGTFAIGAGAASVVPDDNPVIPDLLNPAAPHSSLGAGTPEGEAAVQLASAVVNAVAGPQQAEAVAEQAASIILEEEASGTVPVAFDDEEPVVTRIGGEEVIEDDATALGAFDEPRCWAHWVMLLGMLLTVGYAAVVVARRLGYAREIDDFDSSLTSTVPVEEPRAVRAAHKA from the coding sequence ATGAACACGATACAGCGACTCACCGACGCGCGGAATTGCATTGAAGGCAAGGTCGTAGCCGTCGTCCTTTCCGTGCTCATGGCGCTTTCGTTTCTAAATGTCTCGGTGTTCGCCGACGTGGCCTTGGCCGATGACGCCTTCGATGGCGAAGTGGGCGAGAAGACGGTGGCGTCCTCGGTTGAAGCTGACGATCCTGAAACGCCTGCTGCCAGTAATGAAGATACAACAGGCGGCATCGAAAACGATAGGTCTGCCGTCACGCTGCCGTCGGTCGACGTTCCGCAGTTTGATGCGGGGACAACGCTGACGGCTGAGGCCGATGGCGTATCGGTCAATCTTGAGGCGAGCGGCACGCTTCCTGAAGGCGCGCGGCTTTTCGTTGAGGCTGCTGAGACCGACCAAGCGAAAGCCGCTGCGAGCAAGGGCCTTGCCGACGATGAGGAGCTCTTCCGCATCTATCAAATCTCCCTTGTCGATGAGACGAATACCGAGCTGAACCTCTCGGACATGAGCTACCGCGTCACGATGAACTGGGAGAGCATGATCGCAAGCTCGATGCGCGCCTATCGCATCAACAGCGCCGACGATGCCTCGCTTGTTGCGGTGGAGAAGCCTCTCACGTTTGAGGGCGAGATCAATCCGAACGTGTTAACCTTCACTACCGATATCCTGAACGCTCCGTTCGCCTTTGCCCTTCCTAAGAGCGCAGAGAACGAGGGCGAGGACGAGGTGACTCCGTCCGATGCTGCCGGTTCCGCCTCGGCTTCTTCTGAAGATAACGGGGCTGGCGACGACGCGTCCGAGAAGAGCGGGGATGCCGACAACAACGGCAGCAACGAGAACGACCCAGCGAACACTGTAGATATCACCGACGAGGAGGCCTCCGGGCAAGCCGGGGAGTCCGCGTCGACTTCCCCGGACGAGACGCCTGAAGACGAGGCTGCCGTCTCGCGCGAGATCACCCTTTACGCGGGGGAGACGCGCAACTTGAGCTGCTTTGTCACGGCAGGTGGTTCGTGGTCCTCCGAAAACACGACCGTAGCTACCGTTTCTGTAGACGGTAGCGTAAGGGCCCTTGTTGCCGGTTCGACGATCGTGCGCTGTGACGACGTTACGTTTGCGGTAACGGTAAAGGAGGCACCTGCATCGGATGATGCCGAAGGTCCGCAGTTGGCTTACTTCTACTTCCTTCCTCCGTCCGAGGACGTTTCCGGTAATGGCGGCGCCATTTCTGTGGCCGAGAATATGTCCAACGCCCAGTTTCTCGGCTCGGGCTTGGTGCAGATGCCCTCCGGCTACCAAAGCGGCACCACGCTCGTCAATGGCTCGGTGATTCCCGAAAGCACGGATGCCGACGGCAATCCCATCGCAAATAAAGTGGTGAATTTGGACGACCTCGTCATCTCGAAGCCCTCGGAAGAGGAGGTCAGTCTCGGGTTGCGCGCCTACTACAACGGCAGCATTGGCGAGGGTCGTCCGAAGGTCAAGTTCGAGGACATCACGGGCTACTCCTATGATGTCGTGCGCATTGACGGTAAAGTAGCCTGCACCGATTACAATGGCAGCCAGCTTGCGGCATCCGCAATGCGCGTCTATGTGCAGATGCGCATTCAAACGGCTGATCAGTTCACGGTCACGTACAAAGTGGCGGCGCCTACGGGCTTGCTGACCCATTCGGTGCTGCACGGCAATGGCGATTCGGCCATCGATCTTCTCAGCTACGATTCCGAAAAGGGGTCCAGCTCCGTTACGGTGGACGGCGTCTCCTATCCGGGTGTTCAGCGTTCGAGCGAGAACGGCGTCGACTACTACTTCGACGGCTGGTATCTCGACGGGCGCTATAGCCAGCGCGCCGGTGCCGTATACAGCGAGAAGGCTTCGGCGACGTTCTACGCGCGCTACTTGTCCCAGACCGCCCGGACAGCCACGTTTGCTTCTCGAGGAGGCACGTTCGCCGATGGCTCGAACGAGAAGACGATGAAGGCCGATGAGGGCGGCACCTATTGGCTCCCTGAGGCTCCCGAGCGCTTTGGCTACACGTTCGATAAATGGGTGAACAGCGCGACGGACAGTCGGTTTGCCGCTGGCACGGGTCTGGTGATGGGTGATACGAACGTTCTCTACACGGCGTCGTGGACGCCCGCTTCCGCATCGATCGTACTTGACGCTTGCGACGGTGTTTTTGATGGCGACGAAAAGCAAATCACCATCGAAGGCGTGACCGCCGGTGACGTAAATTCGACGCAGGCCGCCACTCCGGTGCGTGCCGGCTATAAATTCGTAAGTTGGAACACGAAAGCCGATGGCTCGGGTACGAGCTATGAGGCGTTGCCCGCGATATTTGTTGGCGGCACCATGACGCTTTACGCCCAGTACGAGGAAGATCCGAGCCAGTACTATACGGTAACCTATCGTTCAACTATTGGCGGCCGAGTAAGCTTGAATGGCGGTGTGGCGCCCGCGAGCTTAGAGGTATCTGAGGATCGCCTCTATTGCGAGAACAATGAGGGGATCAAAGGTGCTACGGCCACGCCAGTCTTCAGCTCATACTATACATTCAAAGGATGGCGCAAAGTAGATGCCAATGCCGTCGGAGACGGAACGTGGATTGGGAGGAATGATGACTCGACCATACTGACCGCAGAGGCTGTGAAAGACAATCTCAACAAAGATGCGAACGGCCACTATGTCGACACGGTGTTCGAGGCTCATTTCGAGTACACGGGAGGCAATAATACCAGCCCCATCAAGTTTTCCCTTAAGTACTACTACATGAACGACGACGGCACGTATCCGGCCGACGATGCTCCGACGCTCACGAGGCAATGCGAAGTGCAGGGTTTTCCCGACGCGCGTATCGATGTGCGCAACAGCGAATACTATGCCATCGACCTCGCGGACTCGAACTACCAAAGTCAAGTAAGCTCCGCTTTCGATTTGACGAATTACGACAAGGATGATTACGCCATCGATCAGCAGGCGGAAGGCAGCCTTCTGGGATTCAGGTACGATCCGGAAGCATCCAAGCCCGAGCTGAAGGTGTACATGCAGAAGTATCTGAAGGTGCGCTATGAGGCCGGAATAGGCGGATACTTCGACGGCACTGACCAGCGTGAGGTAGTTGAGCACCGTTGCCTAAAGGGTGACCCGATGCCGCAATCGCCGGCGGTTGCGGAACACGATGGCTATAAGTTCACGGGGTGGATGTGCAACGGCGTTGATGCGAGCGCTCAGCTAAATCAGCCCGTTGAGAAGGCCGCGACCTTTGTGGCGAACTACAAGGCCCTCTCGGCCGCGATCGTATTCGATGCGCAGGGCGGCTCGACGGTAGCGTCTCTGGAGGGTGTTACCAACCAGGAAATAACAGCCTCCCTGCCCACCCCGACGCGAGAGGGCTACACGTTTGACGGCTGGTATAACGGCGACGAGAAGGTGGAGTGCCTCCCGGAGGTGTTCCCGGCGGGGACGACGACGTACCGCGCCAAGTGGACGGCCGACGACGCCTCTATCGTGTTTGACAAGAATGCCTCTGACGCGACGGGCTCCCAAACAGGCGTGCAGGGAGAGACCGACGGCGCCGTTCCCACCGTCGCCTTCCCCGAGGGATCGAACTTCCAGCGCGAGGGCTATCTCTTTGCTGGGTGGAACACGCAAGCTGATGGCAAAGGCGAGAAAGTAACGGCGTTTCCTGACACGTTTGCGCCTGGCAAGACAACGTACTATGCCATGTGGAAGCTGGATACCAGCGCTCTTGCGGCGGACGATTTCTCTGCGTCATACACCTATAATGGACGGCCCCGCGGCATTGCTCGCCCTAACAATCTGCGTCTTCTCCAGGGTGAGGAAATTGAGGTTCAAACGCTTGAGGGCAAAGCGATGGCCGACCCCTACGGATTTGCGGAAGACGTCACGGACAGCATGACCGACCTCGTTGTCGTGATCAAAGACGCCCAGGGCACAGAGCTCAAGCGTATTGAAGGCGTTTCGGTAAAGGTGACCCCCGCTACGCTTACGGTTGTTACAAGCTCGGCGACGCGCCCCCTTGTGGGAGGTGCGGCCACAAGCAGCGCCATGACGGTGACGGGTTTGGTCAACGGCGAGACGATTGGCTACCGCACGACTGGTCAAGCAACCGAGGTCGGGCAAGAGGTGACGAACACCTATGAGCTCGTTTGGGCGGCGCCGGACAACAGCTACACGGCGCAGCAGGGCAACTACACGGTTGTGGAAGAGCTGGGCACCATCCGCGCTGTCATGGCCGCCTGCCCCGTGACGGTTGAGGGCTATGTCGGCGAATACGATGGCCTTGAGCACGCCATCGCCTACGAGCTGGGGGATGCGAATGCGTCCATCACGTTCGACGGGCCTACTGCCTACACGGATGCAGGCGACTACCAAATTGCCTACACGGTAACGTGCCCCGACCACGGTACCCAGACGGGATCGGTCGAGGTGCGAATCCTGCCTCGGTCGATAACCATTCTCGTTGAAGATGCCTACAAGGTCTTCTCCACGCAGGATCCTCAGTTCACGGGATCGATCGTTGAGGGCAGCTTGGTGCGCGATACCGACCTCGGTGCGATTTCCTTCGTGCGCACCAACGACGCCGAAGCGGTGGGAATCTATCCCGATGTTCTGACGGCTACGTATCTGCGCAACCGCAATTACCAGGTCAGCATCGTAAAGGGTACGTTCGCCATTGGGGCTGGCGCCGCGTCGGTTGTGCCCGATGACAATCCCGTGATTCCCGACCTGCTCAATCCGGCTGCTCCGCATTCCAGCCTTGGTGCGGGAACGCCCGAGGGCGAGGCGGCGGTCCAACTGGCCTCTGCCGTGGTGAACGCGGTTGCTGGCCCGCAGCAAGCCGAAGCGGTGGCCGAGCAGGCAGCTTCGATCATACTGGAAGAAGAAGCCTCCGGCACCGTCCCCGTTGCCTTCGATGATGAGGAGCCTGTCGTGACACGCATTGGCGGCGAAGAGGTCATCGAAGACGACGCTACGGCATTGGGCGCTTTCGACGAACCTCGTTGCTGGGCGCACTGGGTGATGCTTCTCGGCATGCTGCTCACGGTGGGCTACGCCGCGGTGGTTGTGGCGCGTCGCCTCGGCTACGCCCGTGAAATCGACGATTTCGACAGCTCTCTTACGAGCACTGTTCCAGTAGAAGAACCTCGCGCAGTCCGGGCTGCCCATAAGGCCTAA
- a CDS encoding ATP-binding protein: MLSRHTSRPNNPALAAALRSLGIIDGWGNGISAMRMRCMEEGTPEPIFELRDDETMVCFPMDPDSLLAATISHDDPLSSAPLARTDLPAIQSTARDRAGQQNIGLTLNDEKVLAMIDIDGRLTASRIAKNLNISESTVRRSFRRLRELGLIDRVGSDKSGFWQVK; this comes from the coding sequence CTGCTTTCGCGCCATACCTCGCGTCCGAACAACCCCGCTCTGGCAGCGGCGCTCAGATCGCTTGGCATCATCGACGGCTGGGGAAACGGCATCTCGGCCATGCGCATGCGCTGCATGGAAGAGGGAACGCCCGAGCCTATCTTCGAATTGCGCGATGACGAGACCATGGTCTGCTTCCCCATGGATCCCGATAGCTTGCTTGCCGCGACCATCTCCCACGACGACCCCCTTTCCTCCGCACCTCTCGCACGAACCGATCTCCCCGCCATTCAGTCAACGGCACGAGATCGCGCGGGCCAGCAAAACATAGGACTGACGCTCAACGATGAAAAAGTGCTCGCCATGATCGACATCGACGGGCGCCTTACCGCCTCACGTATCGCCAAAAATCTCAACATCAGCGAGAGCACCGTCCGCCGCAGCTTCCGAAGGTTGCGCGAACTTGGTCTTATCGATCGCGTGGGGTCGGACAAATCGGGGTTCTGGCAGGTCAAATAA
- the dnaK gene encoding molecular chaperone DnaK: protein MAKILGIDLGTTNSAMAVMEGSEPEILVNAEGDRTTPSVEGFRKDGERVVGKAAKNQAVTNPENTVSSVKRFIGRSYDETPEEQKTVSYKVQKGKDGRAVIDIDGKDYTPEEISAMVLQKLKTDAEKQVGQPITQAVITVPAYFNDAQRQATKDAGKIAGLEVLRIINEPTAAALAYGLDKVDHDEKILVFDLGGGTFDVSVLELGDGVFEVASTAGDNHLGGDDWDQRIIDWMADKFQAENGIDLRKDPMALQRLKEAAEKAKMELSSTTQTNINLPFITADASGPKHLDYTLTRAEFERITKDLLDRCKKPVEQALKDAGLKMGEVDEVILVGGSTRMPAVQELVKQLTGKAPNMSVNPDEVVAMGAAVQGGVLAGDVQGILLLDVTPLSLGVETMGGVMTKMIERNTTIPTRKTEIYSTAADNQTSVEVHVLQGEREMAAGNKTLGRFQLTGIPAARRGVPQIEVTFDIDANGIVNVSAKDLGTGKQQQITISGSTALSDDEVDRMVKDAEQHAEEDAARKEEAEVRNNADALVNATQQTLDELGDKVPADAKTQAEEAIAETKSALEGTDIDAIKAATEKIQQAGYKLAEVVYSTEGAAAGAQAAAAETAPADDTIEADYEVVDDENEGK from the coding sequence ATGGCTAAGATTCTTGGCATCGACTTGGGCACGACGAACTCCGCCATGGCCGTCATGGAGGGCTCCGAGCCCGAAATTCTGGTGAACGCCGAGGGCGATCGCACCACCCCGTCTGTGGAGGGCTTCCGCAAGGACGGCGAGCGCGTCGTCGGCAAGGCCGCGAAGAACCAGGCGGTCACCAATCCTGAGAACACCGTCTCTTCCGTGAAGCGCTTCATCGGCCGCTCCTACGACGAGACTCCCGAAGAGCAGAAGACCGTCAGCTACAAGGTCCAGAAGGGCAAGGACGGCCGCGCGGTCATCGACATCGACGGCAAGGACTACACCCCCGAGGAGATTTCCGCCATGGTGCTTCAGAAGCTGAAGACCGATGCGGAGAAGCAGGTGGGCCAGCCCATCACCCAGGCCGTCATCACCGTGCCGGCTTACTTCAACGACGCTCAGCGTCAGGCCACCAAGGACGCTGGCAAGATCGCTGGCCTCGAGGTGCTGCGCATCATCAACGAGCCGACGGCTGCGGCTTTGGCTTACGGCCTCGACAAGGTCGACCATGACGAGAAGATCCTCGTCTTCGACCTGGGCGGCGGCACCTTCGACGTGTCCGTGCTCGAGCTTGGCGATGGCGTGTTCGAGGTAGCCTCCACCGCTGGCGACAACCACCTGGGCGGCGACGACTGGGATCAGCGCATCATCGACTGGATGGCCGACAAGTTCCAGGCCGAGAACGGCATCGATTTGCGTAAGGACCCCATGGCCCTGCAGCGTCTGAAGGAAGCGGCCGAGAAGGCGAAGATGGAGCTGTCCTCCACCACGCAGACCAACATCAACCTGCCCTTCATCACCGCCGACGCCTCCGGCCCGAAGCATCTTGACTACACGCTGACCCGCGCCGAGTTCGAGCGCATCACCAAGGATCTGCTCGACCGCTGCAAGAAGCCGGTGGAGCAGGCGCTGAAGGACGCCGGCCTGAAGATGGGCGAAGTTGACGAGGTCATTCTCGTCGGCGGCTCCACCCGTATGCCGGCCGTGCAGGAGCTCGTGAAGCAGCTGACCGGCAAGGCCCCGAACATGTCCGTGAACCCGGACGAGGTCGTGGCCATGGGCGCCGCTGTTCAGGGCGGCGTGCTCGCCGGCGACGTGCAGGGCATCCTGCTGCTCGACGTCACCCCGCTGTCCCTCGGCGTTGAGACCATGGGCGGCGTGATGACCAAGATGATCGAGCGCAACACCACCATTCCGACCCGCAAGACCGAGATCTACTCCACGGCGGCCGACAACCAGACCTCCGTCGAGGTGCACGTCCTGCAGGGCGAGCGCGAGATGGCCGCGGGCAACAAGACGCTGGGCCGTTTCCAGCTGACCGGCATTCCGGCTGCCCGTCGTGGCGTGCCGCAGATCGAGGTTACCTTCGACATCGACGCCAACGGCATCGTGAACGTGTCCGCTAAGGACCTCGGCACCGGCAAGCAGCAGCAGATCACCATTTCTGGCTCCACGGCCCTGTCCGACGATGAAGTGGACCGCATGGTGAAGGACGCCGAGCAGCACGCCGAAGAGGACGCCGCTCGCAAGGAAGAGGCCGAGGTGCGCAACAACGCCGACGCTCTGGTGAACGCCACCCAGCAGACGCTGGACGAGCTGGGCGACAAGGTGCCGGCCGACGCCAAGACCCAGGCCGAGGAGGCCATCGCCGAAACCAAGAGCGCGCTTGAGGGCACCGACATCGACGCCATCAAGGCGGCCACCGAGAAGATCCAGCAGGCCGGCTACAAGCTCGCCGAGGTCGTGTACTCCACCGAGGGTGCAGCCGCCGGCGCCCAGGCCGCCGCTGCCGAGACGGCTCCGGCCGATGACACCATCGAGGCCGACTACGAGGTCGTCGATGACGAGAACGAAGGGAAGTAA
- a CDS encoding nucleotide exchange factor GrpE, whose product MTEPEKDQVTSSTPQDVAADVAATASADDARAAEVVADAEVIEANEAGELDAELEQAAAEAVASAIEESEELAAAKAEAADWQDKYVRLHAEWDTYRRRMTEQREAEKVRATEKLMESLIPVLDDFARTVDYAETNGETGLLGGVKAVQTKLSDTLAKGGLVVISPAGEAFDALECQAVGTVDDPSVPDETVAQVYQPGYKMGTKVIRPAMVTITTGGPKREKPEEE is encoded by the coding sequence ATGACTGAGCCCGAGAAGGACCAGGTCACCTCTTCTACTCCTCAGGACGTGGCCGCCGATGTGGCGGCCACCGCCTCCGCCGACGACGCCCGCGCGGCCGAGGTGGTTGCCGACGCCGAGGTGATCGAGGCCAACGAGGCCGGCGAGCTGGATGCCGAGCTCGAGCAGGCCGCCGCTGAAGCGGTGGCGAGTGCGATCGAGGAATCCGAGGAGCTGGCCGCCGCCAAGGCCGAGGCCGCCGATTGGCAGGACAAGTACGTGCGCTTGCATGCCGAGTGGGATACCTACCGTCGGCGCATGACCGAGCAGCGCGAGGCCGAGAAGGTGCGTGCCACGGAGAAGCTCATGGAGAGCCTCATTCCGGTGCTCGACGACTTCGCTCGCACGGTGGACTACGCCGAGACCAACGGCGAGACCGGCTTGCTGGGCGGCGTGAAGGCCGTGCAGACCAAGCTGTCCGATACGCTGGCCAAGGGAGGCCTGGTCGTGATCAGCCCCGCCGGTGAGGCATTCGACGCCCTTGAGTGCCAGGCCGTGGGTACGGTGGACGATCCGAGCGTTCCCGATGAAACGGTCGCGCAGGTTTATCAACCCGGATACAAAATGGGTACCAAGGTAATCAGGCCTGCTATGGTGACGATCACCACGGGCGGCCCCAAGAGGGAAAAGCCCGAAGAAGAGTAA
- a CDS encoding DnaJ C-terminal domain-containing protein encodes MASTPDYYKTLGVPRTATADEIKKAFRKLARKHHPDAGGDEAKFKELNEAYEVLSDEKKRALYDQYGTANENQIPQGWGGGQGFNVEDIFGGGGAGGFGGSWADILESIRHGEGAFGGNWDFGGGFGGQPQPRRGQDMNVTLNVTFDEAFNGTEKRITVRIPGKSESDTHTVKVPAGAVDGGRVRLKGQGAPGENGGAAGDLLITTKIDAHPYFGRDKADVTVDLPINVAEAALGASIVVPTPDGKKIKVKVPAGTQDGKVLTIKGKGAPDLKNKGQFGNLKIQIHVEVPTDMNDEQKKAMEDFLAATGEEKRPWA; translated from the coding sequence ATGGCGTCTACGCCCGATTATTACAAAACGCTAGGCGTTCCGCGCACCGCCACGGCCGATGAGATAAAGAAGGCGTTTCGCAAGCTCGCTCGCAAGCATCATCCCGATGCCGGCGGCGACGAGGCCAAGTTCAAAGAGCTGAACGAGGCCTACGAAGTCTTAAGCGACGAGAAGAAGCGCGCGCTTTACGACCAGTACGGCACGGCGAACGAGAACCAGATCCCCCAGGGATGGGGCGGTGGCCAAGGCTTCAACGTCGAGGATATCTTCGGTGGCGGTGGGGCCGGCGGCTTCGGCGGCAGTTGGGCCGACATTCTGGAGAGCATTCGCCACGGTGAAGGTGCGTTTGGGGGCAACTGGGACTTCGGCGGCGGTTTTGGCGGCCAGCCTCAGCCCCGTCGCGGTCAGGATATGAATGTGACGCTGAACGTGACGTTCGACGAAGCGTTCAACGGCACGGAGAAGCGCATTACCGTGCGCATTCCCGGCAAGAGCGAGTCCGACACCCACACGGTGAAGGTGCCCGCCGGTGCTGTCGATGGCGGCCGCGTGCGCCTGAAGGGCCAGGGAGCTCCTGGCGAAAACGGTGGTGCGGCGGGCGACTTGCTCATCACCACTAAGATTGACGCGCATCCCTACTTCGGTCGCGATAAGGCCGATGTGACGGTTGATTTGCCGATCAATGTGGCGGAGGCGGCGCTCGGCGCTTCCATCGTGGTGCCCACGCCCGACGGCAAAAAGATCAAGGTGAAGGTGCCCGCTGGCACGCAAGACGGCAAGGTGCTCACCATTAAAGGCAAAGGAGCGCCCGATCTGAAGAACAAGGGGCAGTTCGGCAACTTGAAGATTCAGATTCACGTCGAAGTGCCCACGGACATGAACGACGAGCAGAAAAAGGCCATGGAGGACTTCCTCGCCGCGACGGGAGAGGAGAAGCGCCCATGGGCCTAG
- a CDS encoding heat shock protein transcriptional repressor HspR, producing the protein MGLDDKNRPLYMISIAAELAGVHPQTLRSYEQKGLVTPRRTSGNTRMYSQADIDRLNLINELTSEGINLAGVTRILDLQSRLDEREEEVEDLHARVRRLADRVRELENRTPVGAIVRVTPTRRLP; encoded by the coding sequence ATGGGCCTAGACGACAAGAACCGGCCGCTGTACATGATTAGCATTGCCGCGGAACTGGCGGGCGTGCATCCACAGACCCTGCGCTCCTACGAGCAGAAGGGTCTGGTCACGCCGCGACGCACTAGTGGTAACACGCGCATGTACTCCCAGGCCGATATCGATCGGCTCAACCTGATCAATGAGCTGACGAGCGAGGGCATCAACCTTGCCGGCGTCACGCGCATTCTTGATCTGCAGAGCCGGCTGGATGAGCGCGAGGAAGAAGTGGAAGACCTGCACGCGCGGGTACGCCGCCTTGCCGATCGCGTTCGCGAACTTGAGAACCGCACCCCCGTCGGCGCCATCGTCCGCGTAACGCCGACGCGACGGCTCCCCTGA